From the genome of Desulfovibrio psychrotolerans, one region includes:
- a CDS encoding UDP-N-acetylmuramoyl-L-alanyl-D-glutamate--2,6-diaminopimelate ligase: protein MVQTITLEQLVEQVRTGLVGVHADSRKVQPGDLFVAVPGTSADGGAYIADALQRGAAYVVCRAASLPKSGTGAHFVVEEDPRATLGYLAGVRFNTLKLPFPVVGVTGTNGKTTVTYLLEHLFNAAGRRAGVIGTVSYRWPGGEQEAKMTTPDCLKVHALLARMAAAQVDAAFMEVSSHALDQNRTAGVEYGGAILTNLTQDHLDYHGDMETYFAAKARLFTQVPRLDKPAVINVDDPYGRRLLPMVPGGLGFTLHDVAVDGCRVLRGEVLACTVDGLHLRMNLDGEHWEITSPMVGYHNASNLLAVQGMARCLGLSAEQMRGLEHFNGVPGRLERVPNGRGVHAFVDYAHTPDALDNVLGALRKVGFARIITVFGCGGDRDRRKRPLMGEAVARLSDVAVLTSDNPRTEDPVSILEDVKPGLAACPRVLTEPDRRTAIGLAVAEARPGDCILVAGKGHEDYQVIGTEKISFSDQAVLREMLG, encoded by the coding sequence ATGGTTCAGACGATAACGCTGGAACAACTGGTGGAGCAGGTTCGAACAGGGCTCGTGGGCGTACATGCGGATTCTCGCAAGGTGCAGCCAGGAGACCTTTTTGTGGCCGTGCCGGGAACCAGTGCCGATGGCGGTGCGTATATTGCCGACGCCCTGCAACGCGGGGCGGCCTATGTGGTGTGCCGGGCAGCCAGTCTGCCGAAAAGCGGAACAGGCGCGCACTTTGTGGTGGAGGAAGATCCCCGTGCCACGCTGGGGTATCTTGCCGGAGTGCGGTTCAACACGCTGAAGCTGCCTTTTCCCGTGGTGGGCGTGACCGGAACCAACGGCAAGACCACCGTGACCTATCTGCTGGAGCATCTTTTCAACGCGGCCGGACGCAGGGCCGGGGTTATAGGCACCGTGAGTTACCGCTGGCCCGGAGGCGAGCAGGAAGCCAAGATGACCACCCCGGACTGCCTGAAGGTGCACGCCCTGCTGGCGCGTATGGCGGCTGCGCAGGTGGACGCCGCGTTCATGGAGGTTTCTTCCCACGCGCTTGACCAGAACCGGACGGCGGGCGTGGAGTACGGCGGAGCCATTCTCACCAATCTGACGCAGGACCATCTGGACTATCACGGCGACATGGAAACCTATTTTGCCGCCAAGGCGCGTCTGTTCACGCAGGTGCCCCGGCTGGACAAGCCTGCCGTGATCAATGTGGACGACCCCTACGGCAGGCGACTGCTGCCGATGGTGCCCGGCGGGCTGGGCTTTACTCTGCACGACGTGGCCGTGGACGGCTGCCGCGTGCTGCGGGGCGAGGTGCTTGCCTGCACCGTGGACGGCCTGCACCTGCGCATGAATCTGGACGGCGAGCACTGGGAGATTACCTCCCCCATGGTGGGCTACCACAATGCTTCCAACCTGCTGGCGGTGCAGGGCATGGCGCGCTGCCTTGGCCTTTCCGCCGAACAGATGCGGGGGCTGGAGCACTTTAACGGGGTTCCCGGCAGGCTGGAGAGAGTGCCCAATGGCCGGGGCGTGCACGCCTTTGTGGACTACGCGCACACCCCGGATGCGCTGGACAACGTGCTGGGAGCGCTGCGCAAGGTGGGATTTGCCCGTATTATCACCGTGTTCGGCTGCGGAGGCGACCGTGACCGCCGCAAACGCCCGCTCATGGGCGAGGCCGTGGCCCGTCTTTCGGACGTAGCGGTGCTTACTTCCGACAACCCGCGTACCGAAGACCCGGTAAGCATTCTTGAAGACGTGAAGCCGGGGCTTGCCGCCTGCCCGCGCGTGCTGACCGAACCGGACCGCCGCACAGCCATCGGCCTTGCCGTGGCAGAGGCGCGTCCCGGCGACTGCATCCTCGTGGCCGGAAAGGGGCATGAGGACTATCAGGTCATCGGAACGGAAAAGATTTCTTTCAGTGATCAGGCTGTGCTCAGGGAGATGCTCGGGTGA